A single window of Priestia filamentosa DNA harbors:
- the rseP gene encoding RIP metalloprotease RseP, which yields MPTPIAFVLIFGLLVFVHELGHLIFAKRAGILCREFAIGFGPKVFSFTKNETVYTIRLLPLGGFVRMAGEDPEMIEVKPGQMIGLKFNDKDEVNKIIINNKDEHPDATVVEVERIDLEHKMFVEGYEASSEEGRLERFTVSDTSFFVNDGEEVQIAPYKRQFGSKTLGQRAMAIFAGPMMNFVLAFFLFAIIGVFQGYTVDKPIMGEITSDGAAQEAGLQEGDVVKAIDGESVSSWTDVVSKVVKHPGEEVTFDVERNGQAEEINVTPKSEKRGEETVGVIGVYQPVEKSFFGAIANGVTETLTWTKEIVLTLGKLVTGQFSIDMLSGPVGIYVSTEQVAQSGFYYLMKWAAALSINLGIVNLLPLPALDGGRLLFFLVEALRGKPIDRQKEGIVHFIGFALLMLLMLVVTWNDIQRFFVQ from the coding sequence TTGCCGACACCTATAGCGTTTGTACTCATTTTTGGGTTACTAGTTTTTGTTCACGAGCTAGGGCATCTTATTTTTGCAAAACGTGCTGGCATTCTTTGCCGCGAATTTGCCATTGGCTTCGGTCCAAAAGTTTTTTCATTCACGAAGAATGAAACTGTATATACAATTCGTCTCTTGCCACTTGGTGGGTTTGTCCGCATGGCTGGAGAAGATCCAGAAATGATTGAAGTAAAACCAGGTCAAATGATTGGACTAAAGTTCAATGATAAAGACGAGGTTAATAAAATCATTATTAACAATAAAGACGAGCATCCAGATGCAACGGTCGTTGAAGTTGAACGTATTGACTTAGAACATAAAATGTTTGTAGAAGGATATGAAGCTTCTTCAGAAGAAGGTCGTCTGGAGCGCTTTACCGTTAGTGATACATCGTTTTTCGTTAATGACGGAGAAGAAGTACAAATTGCCCCGTACAAGCGTCAGTTTGGTTCGAAAACGCTTGGACAGCGTGCAATGGCCATTTTTGCTGGTCCAATGATGAACTTTGTGCTTGCTTTCTTTCTTTTTGCGATTATCGGCGTTTTTCAAGGCTACACGGTAGATAAACCAATTATGGGAGAAATCACATCAGATGGAGCTGCCCAAGAAGCAGGCTTACAAGAAGGTGACGTTGTAAAAGCAATTGACGGGGAAAGTGTATCGTCATGGACAGACGTTGTAAGTAAAGTCGTAAAACATCCTGGGGAAGAAGTAACGTTTGATGTGGAACGTAATGGGCAGGCCGAAGAAATTAACGTTACACCAAAAAGTGAAAAAAGAGGCGAGGAAACAGTAGGGGTTATTGGCGTTTATCAGCCTGTTGAAAAATCCTTTTTCGGTGCGATTGCCAACGGTGTAACTGAAACGCTAACATGGACGAAAGAAATCGTTCTAACACTTGGAAAACTAGTGACAGGACAGTTCTCAATTGATATGCTTTCAGGACCAGTTGGAATTTATGTTTCAACAGAACAGGTCGCACAGTCAGGATTCTACTACTTGATGAAATGGGCTGCTGCACTGAGCATTAACCTTGGAATTGTGAACCTTTTACCGCTGCCGGCTCTTGATGGAGGACGTCTTCTGTTCTTCTTAGTTGAAGCGTTAAGAGGAAAACCAATTGATCGCCAAAAAGAAGGTATTGTCCACTTTATTGGATTTGCGCTTCTGATGCTCCTTATGCTTGTCGTCACATGGAACGATATTCAACGCTTTTTTGTACAATAA
- the dxr gene encoding 1-deoxy-D-xylulose-5-phosphate reductoisomerase — MKKIALLGATGSIGTQTLDVIRTHRDEFSLVSMSVGQNIDKTREILAEFQPRILSVSKKEDYEVLKDEFLNITIVYGEEGLIEVATCSEADVVVTAVMGSVGLFPTIEAIRARKTIALANKETLVTAGHLVMKEAQEYGVSILPVDSEHSAIYQCLQGENMKEINRLIITASGGSFRDKTRQELEGVTVEEALNHPNWSMGAKITIDSATMMNKGLEVIEAHWLFNMPYEKIDVLLHKQSIIHSMVEFHDRSVMAQLGTPDMRVPIQYALTYPNRMVLPSTPLNLAEIGTLDFAKMDFERYRCLSFAFEAGKTGGTMPTVLNAANEQAVALFLEGKISFLQIEDVIEKALNWHTVQQNPCLQTIKEVDLETRSYVLSLIS; from the coding sequence GTGAAGAAAATTGCCTTACTAGGTGCAACAGGTTCAATTGGAACACAAACGCTAGATGTCATTCGAACGCATCGTGACGAATTTTCACTCGTTTCCATGTCAGTAGGACAAAATATTGATAAAACACGAGAAATTTTAGCAGAATTTCAGCCTAGGATTTTATCAGTTTCAAAAAAAGAAGACTATGAGGTATTAAAAGACGAGTTTCTCAATATTACTATTGTATATGGAGAAGAAGGTTTGATAGAAGTTGCTACATGTTCTGAAGCAGATGTTGTTGTTACGGCTGTAATGGGGAGCGTTGGTCTTTTTCCCACAATAGAAGCTATTAGAGCGCGTAAAACCATTGCCCTTGCAAATAAGGAAACGCTTGTAACAGCAGGTCATCTTGTGATGAAGGAAGCTCAGGAGTATGGAGTAAGCATCCTTCCGGTTGATAGTGAACATTCTGCTATTTATCAATGTCTGCAAGGCGAAAATATGAAAGAGATTAATCGTCTCATTATTACGGCTTCTGGAGGAAGTTTTCGAGACAAAACAAGACAAGAGCTAGAAGGAGTAACCGTTGAGGAAGCCTTAAACCATCCAAACTGGTCAATGGGCGCAAAGATTACCATTGATTCAGCAACAATGATGAACAAAGGGTTAGAAGTTATTGAAGCACATTGGCTTTTTAACATGCCATATGAGAAAATAGATGTGCTTCTCCATAAACAAAGTATCATTCATTCTATGGTTGAGTTTCATGACCGTAGCGTGATGGCTCAGCTTGGAACACCTGATATGCGCGTACCTATTCAATACGCTCTTACATATCCAAATCGAATGGTGCTTCCTTCTACGCCTCTTAACCTCGCTGAGATTGGTACATTGGATTTTGCTAAAATGGATTTCGAACGTTATCGCTGTCTTTCTTTTGCTTTTGAAGCAGGGAAAACAGGAGGTACAATGCCAACTGTATTGAATGCAGCAAATGAACAAGCCGTTGCGTTATTCCTTGAAGGGAAAATTTCCTTCCTGCAAATTGAAGACGTGATTGAGAAGGCATTAAACTGGCATACTGTCCAGCAAAATCCTTGTCTTCAGACAATAAAAGAAGTAGATTTAGAAACAAGGTCTTACGTATTGTCTTTAATTTCTTAA
- a CDS encoding PolC-type DNA polymerase III, with product MSEEAVIKQRERFSILLQQLELTDDMIVRYFEGGELEKVTVHKEQKRWHFQFVLNRVLPFNIYNELLMRMNKQFSHIATTSFTIKAKNEEYEDEEVKNYWNHCLSELQGISPMFLSLLNEQHPKVQGRKLCLHGRNVAEAAALKRKYGELLSAQYTTYGFPAFQIETDVVEAKKEYDEFVEKKKQEDEQKALAALTEMKAKAEQRESEGGAISGPLTLGYTIKDDPVSISQIIDEEKRITIQGYVFHAETKELRSGRTLLTFKITDYTDSILVKMFSRDKEDVPMFQSLKKGMWLKVRGSVQNDTFVRDLVMIGNDVNEIPARERQDTAGEDEKRVELHLHTPMSQMDAVTSISSLVQQAAKWGHKAIAVTDHAVAQSFPEAYGAAKKNGLKMIYGVEVNLVDDGVPIAYNPQKRDLASETYIVFDVETTGLSATYDKIIELAAVKMREGEIIDKFERFANPHHPLSATTIELTGITDDMVENAPEIEDVLKDFHEWIGDDILVAHNASFDMGFLNMGFGRIGLGKAQNPVIDTLELARLLYPTMKNHRLNTLAKKFDVELVQHHRAIYDAEATGYILVRLLKEAIEKEIISHHQLNDYMGQGNAYQRARPYHAVLLAQNATGLKNLFKLVSIAHLEYFYRVPRIPRSKLEKYREGILVGTACDKGEVFEAMMQKSAEEVEKAAEFYDYIEVQPPSNYKHLIELDLVHTEKALLEIISNIVKIGEKLGKTVVATGNVHYLNPEDKIYRKILISSQGGANPLNRHELPDVHFRSTNEMLDCFSFLGEEKAKEIVVTNTQKVADLIEEVKPIKDDLYTPKIEGAEDEMKKMSYDRARSIYGEDLPEIVEARLEKELKSIIGHGFAVIYLISHKLVKKSLNDGYLVGSRGSVGSSFVATMTEITEVNPLPPHYVCPQCQTSEFFDDGSVGSGFDLPDKDCPKCNIPYTKDGHDIPFETFLGFKGDKVPDIDLNFSGEYQPKAHNYTKELFGEDYVYRAGTIGTVAEKTAYGYVKGYAGDHDIHYRGAEVDRLVAGCTGVKRTTGQHPGGIIVVPDYMDIYDFSPVQFPADDRNSEWKTTHFDFHSIHDNVLKLDILGHDDPTAIRMLQDLSGIDPKTIPTDDPEVMKIFSGTESLGVTSEQIMCKTGTLGIPEFGTRFVRQMLEDTKPTTFSELVQISGLSHGTDVWLGNAQELIHNNVCTLSEVIGCRDDIMVYLIYQGLDPSLAFKIMEFVRKGKGLQDEWEEEMAKNGVPDWYVDSCKKIKYMFPKAHAAAYVLMAVRIAYFKVHHPILYYATYFTVRADDFDIDTMIKGSAAIKAKIEEILAKGLEASPKEKNLLTVLEISLEMCERGFSFQKVDLYRSSASEFVIDGTSLIPPFNSIPGLGTNAALNIVKAREDGEFLSKEDLQQRGRVSKTILEYLDNHGCLESLPDQNQLSLF from the coding sequence ATGAGCGAAGAAGCAGTGATAAAACAGCGTGAACGCTTTTCCATTCTTCTTCAGCAGCTTGAGCTTACGGATGATATGATTGTCCGTTATTTTGAGGGCGGAGAGCTTGAAAAAGTTACAGTTCACAAAGAACAAAAGCGCTGGCACTTTCAGTTTGTGCTTAATCGTGTTTTACCATTTAATATATATAATGAACTACTAATGAGAATGAACAAACAGTTTTCACATATTGCGACAACTTCTTTTACAATCAAAGCGAAAAATGAAGAATATGAAGATGAAGAAGTGAAAAATTATTGGAACCACTGTTTAAGTGAGCTTCAAGGAATTTCACCTATGTTTCTTTCTCTATTAAATGAACAGCATCCAAAAGTACAAGGACGTAAGCTTTGTCTTCACGGACGAAATGTTGCTGAAGCTGCAGCATTAAAACGGAAATATGGAGAGCTTTTGTCAGCTCAATATACAACTTACGGCTTTCCTGCTTTTCAAATTGAGACAGACGTTGTTGAAGCGAAGAAAGAATATGATGAGTTCGTAGAAAAGAAAAAGCAAGAAGACGAGCAAAAGGCTCTTGCAGCTTTAACTGAAATGAAGGCAAAAGCAGAACAGCGCGAGAGTGAAGGAGGAGCTATTTCAGGTCCGCTTACACTTGGTTATACAATTAAAGACGATCCTGTTTCAATTAGCCAAATTATTGATGAGGAAAAACGTATTACAATTCAAGGGTATGTGTTTCATGCTGAAACAAAAGAGCTACGCAGCGGTCGTACGCTTCTTACTTTCAAAATTACAGACTACACAGATTCGATTCTTGTGAAGATGTTTTCACGTGATAAAGAAGATGTACCAATGTTTCAGTCTCTTAAAAAAGGTATGTGGTTAAAAGTGCGCGGTAGCGTGCAGAACGATACGTTTGTACGCGATCTTGTTATGATTGGAAACGATGTAAATGAAATTCCTGCTAGGGAACGTCAAGATACAGCAGGGGAAGATGAAAAGCGCGTTGAGCTTCATCTTCATACGCCAATGAGCCAAATGGATGCTGTCACGTCTATTAGCTCACTTGTACAACAAGCAGCAAAATGGGGTCATAAAGCAATCGCTGTAACGGACCATGCTGTTGCTCAATCATTTCCAGAGGCATATGGAGCAGCAAAGAAAAATGGCTTAAAGATGATTTACGGGGTTGAAGTAAATCTTGTAGATGATGGGGTGCCGATTGCGTATAATCCGCAAAAACGGGATTTAGCTTCTGAAACATATATTGTTTTTGACGTTGAAACAACAGGGCTTTCAGCAACATACGATAAAATCATTGAGCTTGCAGCCGTTAAAATGCGTGAAGGTGAAATCATTGATAAGTTTGAGCGTTTTGCAAATCCACATCATCCTCTTTCAGCAACAACGATTGAATTAACGGGAATTACTGATGATATGGTTGAAAATGCCCCGGAAATAGAAGATGTATTAAAAGATTTTCATGAATGGATTGGCGATGATATTCTTGTTGCACATAACGCAAGTTTTGATATGGGCTTCTTAAATATGGGATTTGGTCGCATTGGACTTGGTAAAGCACAAAATCCTGTAATAGATACGCTTGAACTTGCCCGTTTGCTTTACCCGACAATGAAGAATCATCGTTTAAATACGCTTGCGAAAAAGTTTGACGTTGAGCTCGTTCAGCACCATAGAGCAATCTATGATGCTGAAGCAACAGGATATATTCTTGTAAGACTTTTAAAAGAAGCAATTGAAAAAGAAATAATATCACATCATCAGCTTAACGATTATATGGGGCAAGGAAATGCTTATCAAAGAGCACGTCCATATCATGCGGTGCTATTAGCGCAAAATGCCACAGGATTAAAAAACCTATTTAAGCTTGTATCCATTGCACACTTAGAGTATTTTTACCGCGTACCGCGTATTCCGCGCTCAAAATTGGAGAAATATCGAGAAGGTATACTCGTAGGAACTGCCTGTGATAAAGGTGAAGTTTTTGAGGCAATGATGCAAAAATCCGCAGAAGAAGTGGAAAAAGCAGCAGAGTTTTATGATTATATTGAAGTGCAGCCGCCAAGCAACTACAAGCATTTAATTGAGCTTGATTTGGTTCATACAGAAAAAGCGCTGCTTGAGATTATTTCAAATATCGTCAAAATTGGTGAAAAACTTGGCAAAACAGTTGTGGCAACAGGGAACGTTCACTATCTAAATCCAGAAGACAAAATTTATCGTAAAATTTTAATCAGCTCTCAAGGTGGAGCAAATCCGTTAAATCGTCATGAGCTTCCTGATGTGCATTTCCGTTCTACAAACGAAATGCTTGACTGCTTTTCTTTCCTTGGTGAAGAAAAGGCGAAAGAAATTGTAGTCACAAACACCCAAAAAGTGGCCGATTTAATTGAAGAAGTCAAGCCAATTAAAGACGACTTATATACACCCAAAATTGAAGGTGCCGAAGATGAGATGAAAAAAATGAGTTATGACAGAGCTCGTTCCATCTACGGAGAGGACCTTCCAGAAATTGTAGAAGCTCGTCTTGAGAAAGAATTAAAAAGTATTATTGGGCATGGATTCGCCGTAATTTATCTTATCTCACATAAGCTTGTTAAAAAATCGTTGAACGATGGATATCTTGTAGGTTCCCGTGGATCTGTTGGCTCATCCTTTGTCGCAACGATGACCGAAATTACCGAAGTGAATCCACTGCCACCGCACTATGTTTGTCCACAGTGTCAAACATCTGAGTTCTTTGATGACGGATCTGTTGGATCTGGGTTTGATTTACCTGATAAAGACTGTCCAAAATGTAATATTCCGTATACAAAAGACGGCCATGATATTCCGTTTGAAACCTTCCTTGGATTTAAAGGAGATAAGGTCCCTGATATCGATTTGAACTTCTCAGGAGAATATCAGCCAAAAGCCCATAACTATACAAAAGAGCTTTTCGGTGAAGATTACGTATATAGAGCAGGAACGATTGGTACAGTTGCTGAAAAAACGGCATATGGATATGTAAAAGGTTATGCAGGAGATCATGATATCCACTATAGAGGAGCGGAAGTTGATCGTCTTGTTGCGGGTTGTACGGGCGTAAAACGAACAACAGGTCAGCATCCAGGAGGAATTATTGTTGTTCCAGATTATATGGATATTTACGATTTTTCGCCAGTTCAATTTCCGGCAGACGATCGAAATTCAGAATGGAAAACAACTCACTTTGACTTCCATTCTATTCACGATAACGTGTTAAAGCTTGATATTCTCGGACACGATGATCCAACTGCTATTCGTATGCTTCAAGATTTAAGCGGCATTGATCCAAAAACGATTCCAACAGATGATCCTGAAGTTATGAAAATCTTTAGCGGTACAGAATCGCTCGGTGTAACGTCAGAGCAAATTATGTGTAAAACCGGAACGCTTGGCATTCCTGAGTTTGGGACAAGATTCGTTCGGCAAATGCTTGAAGATACAAAGCCAACTACTTTCTCTGAGCTTGTCCAAATCTCAGGCCTTTCTCACGGAACGGACGTATGGCTTGGAAATGCACAAGAGCTTATTCATAATAACGTATGTACGCTAAGTGAAGTAATTGGATGTCGTGATGATATTATGGTGTATCTCATTTATCAAGGACTAGATCCATCGCTTGCATTCAAAATTATGGAGTTTGTACGTAAAGGAAAAGGTCTTCAAGATGAGTGGGAAGAGGAAATGGCAAAAAATGGCGTACCTGACTGGTATGTTGATTCATGTAAAAAAATTAAGTACATGTTCCCGAAAGCCCATGCAGCTGCATACGTTCTAATGGCTGTTCGTATTGCGTATTTCAAAGTGCATCATCCTATTCTTTATTACGCAACATACTTTACTGTTCGTGCTGATGATTTTGATATTGATACGATGATTAAGGGATCTGCAGCAATCAAAGCAAAAATTGAAGAAATTTTAGCTAAAGGACTTGAAGCATCACCGAAAGAGAAAAACTTACTAACGGTGTTAGAAATTTCACTTGAGATGTGTGAACGTGGCTTCTCTTTCCAAAAAGTCGATCTTTATCGATCAAGCGCCTCAGAGTTCGTTATTGACGGTACGTCGCTTATTCCACCGTTCAACTCGATTCCGGGTCTTGGTACAAATGCTGCACTTAATATTGTAAAAGCACGCGAAGATGGAGAATTCTTGTCAAAAGAAGATCTTCAGCAAAGAGGTCGTGTATCTAAAACAATTCTTGAGTATTTAGACAACCACGGCTGCTTAGAATCACTGCCAGACCAAAACCAGCTTTCACTGTTTTAA
- a CDS encoding proline--tRNA ligase, producing MKQSAMFIPTLREVPADAEIRSHQLLIRAGFMRQNASGIYSILPLGKRVLAKVEKIVREEMDRAGSSEMLMPTLQLAELWQESGRWSSYGPELMRFNDRHSREFALGPTHEEVVTSLLRDEVKSYKKLPLNVYQIQTKFRDEKRPRFGLLRGREFIMKDAYSFHATKESLDKTYEDMFEGYRRIFSRCGLDFRAVIADSGAMGGKDTHEFMVLSDIGEDTIAYSDTSDFAANIEMAPVVANYEKSSEDAAELEKVATPDSKTIEDVSKALNIEKEKCIKSLLFKVDEEYVLVLARGDHEINDIKVKNYLEAKDIMLAPANEVKDIIQCEVGSVGPINVKNVKVIADNAVEYIVNGVCGANEDGFHFTGVNPGRDFQADYADLRFIQEGDASPDGEGIIQFARGIEVGHVFKLGTRYSEAMNGTFLDENGRAQPMIMGCYGIGVSRTMAAIAEQYNDENGLVWPKQVAPYDVHVIAVNVKKEEQTEVASALYNTLQDQGYEVLYDDRAERAGVKFADSDLIGLPIRVTVGKQAGEGIVEVKVRKTGESFEAKVEEIPELIEKLLEQ from the coding sequence ATGAAACAAAGTGCAATGTTTATCCCAACGCTGCGTGAAGTGCCAGCAGATGCTGAAATTAGAAGTCACCAGCTTTTAATTCGTGCAGGATTTATGAGACAAAATGCAAGTGGTATTTACAGCATTTTACCTCTTGGTAAGCGCGTGCTTGCAAAAGTAGAAAAAATTGTTCGTGAAGAAATGGACAGAGCAGGTTCATCAGAAATGCTAATGCCAACACTTCAGCTTGCTGAACTTTGGCAAGAATCAGGACGCTGGAGTTCTTATGGCCCTGAACTTATGCGTTTTAACGATCGTCATAGTCGTGAGTTTGCTCTAGGACCAACACATGAAGAAGTTGTGACAAGCTTGCTTCGCGATGAAGTAAAATCATACAAAAAACTTCCGTTAAATGTGTACCAAATTCAAACGAAATTCCGCGATGAGAAGCGTCCACGCTTTGGTCTTTTACGAGGCCGTGAATTTATTATGAAAGATGCCTACTCATTTCATGCAACTAAAGAAAGCTTAGATAAAACATACGAAGACATGTTTGAAGGATATCGTCGCATCTTTTCACGCTGTGGTCTAGACTTCCGTGCCGTAATCGCAGATTCTGGAGCAATGGGTGGTAAAGATACGCATGAATTCATGGTGTTATCAGACATTGGTGAAGATACAATTGCGTACTCAGACACATCTGATTTCGCAGCAAACATCGAAATGGCTCCTGTTGTTGCTAATTATGAAAAAAGTTCAGAAGATGCTGCCGAACTTGAAAAAGTAGCAACACCAGACAGCAAAACAATTGAAGATGTATCAAAAGCATTGAACATTGAAAAAGAAAAATGCATTAAATCTCTTCTTTTTAAAGTTGATGAAGAGTATGTGCTTGTATTGGCACGTGGCGATCACGAAATCAACGACATTAAAGTGAAAAACTATCTTGAAGCAAAAGATATTATGCTCGCTCCTGCAAACGAAGTAAAAGATATCATTCAATGTGAAGTTGGTTCAGTTGGACCAATCAATGTGAAGAATGTAAAAGTAATTGCTGATAATGCTGTTGAGTATATTGTTAACGGTGTATGTGGGGCTAATGAAGACGGCTTCCATTTTACAGGAGTAAACCCAGGTCGCGATTTCCAAGCAGACTATGCAGACCTTCGCTTTATTCAAGAAGGAGATGCTTCTCCAGATGGAGAAGGAATCATTCAATTTGCTCGTGGAATTGAAGTTGGGCACGTCTTTAAACTTGGAACACGTTATAGTGAAGCAATGAACGGTACGTTCCTTGATGAAAATGGACGAGCACAGCCAATGATTATGGGATGCTATGGTATCGGAGTGTCTCGTACAATGGCAGCTATTGCAGAGCAGTATAATGATGAAAATGGTTTAGTATGGCCAAAACAAGTTGCTCCATATGATGTTCATGTTATTGCAGTTAACGTGAAAAAAGAAGAGCAAACAGAAGTGGCTTCAGCTCTTTACAACACACTTCAAGATCAAGGTTATGAAGTTCTGTATGATGATCGTGCAGAGAGAGCTGGCGTAAAATTCGCTGACTCTGATCTTATTGGTCTACCAATCCGCGTTACGGTTGGTAAACAAGCTGGCGAAGGTATTGTTGAAGTGAAAGTACGTAAAACAGGTGAATCTTTTGAAGCAAAAGTAGAGGAGATTCCAGAGCTTATTGAAAAACTTCTTGAACAATAA
- a CDS encoding isoprenyl transferase: protein MKGSIPEHVAIIMDGNGRWAQKRAMPRIMGHHEGMKVVRKITRAANELNVKVLTLYAFSTENWKRPKMEVEFLMKLPEEFLSTFLPELIEENVQVRVMGNKERLPAHTLNAVNNAIERTKENTGLILNFALNYGSRDELVYAVNKLMEEADPNKAVTEADIQKHLMSGDLKDPDLLIRTSGEIRLSNFMLWQLAYAEFWFTDVLWPDFRGEHFLSALEDYQNRGRRFGGVKDVDKK, encoded by the coding sequence ATGAAAGGATCTATTCCAGAACATGTAGCCATCATCATGGACGGAAACGGACGCTGGGCTCAGAAACGAGCCATGCCGCGCATTATGGGTCACCATGAAGGAATGAAAGTTGTGCGGAAAATTACTCGTGCTGCCAATGAGTTAAATGTTAAAGTATTAACTCTCTACGCATTTTCAACAGAAAATTGGAAAAGGCCAAAAATGGAAGTTGAATTTCTTATGAAGCTTCCAGAAGAGTTTTTAAGCACATTTTTACCAGAGCTGATTGAAGAAAATGTCCAAGTAAGGGTGATGGGTAACAAGGAAAGACTTCCAGCCCATACGCTCAATGCCGTAAACAATGCAATCGAAAGAACGAAGGAAAATACGGGCCTTATTTTAAACTTTGCGTTAAACTATGGATCTCGTGATGAGCTTGTTTATGCGGTGAATAAACTGATGGAAGAAGCTGATCCAAACAAGGCTGTAACAGAAGCTGATATTCAGAAGCATTTGATGAGCGGAGACCTTAAAGACCCGGATTTGCTTATTCGCACAAGCGGGGAAATTCGCTTAAGTAATTTTATGCTATGGCAGCTTGCTTATGCTGAATTTTGGTTTACAGATGTTCTATGGCCTGACTTTAGAGGAGAACATTTTCTGTCAGCTTTAGAGGATTACCAAAATAGAGGACGCCGTTTCGGTGGCGTGAAGGATGTTGATAAAAAATGA
- the rimP gene encoding ribosome maturation factor RimP, translating into MGEKVTEIVEQLATPILEDLGLELVDVEYVKEGKDWFLRVFIDSEKGVDIEDCGVVSERLSEKMDELDPITHNYFLEVSSPGAERPLKKADDFEKNIGKNVYVKTYEPIEDSKEFEGELKSFDGEYITLLIKIKTRVKEIEIPYEKVAQARLAVTF; encoded by the coding sequence ATGGGTGAGAAAGTGACAGAAATCGTAGAACAGCTTGCGACACCTATTCTTGAAGACTTAGGACTTGAACTAGTGGACGTTGAATATGTGAAAGAAGGAAAAGACTGGTTTTTGCGAGTGTTTATTGACTCTGAGAAAGGCGTAGACATTGAAGATTGTGGCGTTGTCAGCGAGCGTCTTAGCGAAAAAATGGATGAGCTTGATCCAATTACCCACAACTACTTTTTAGAAGTCTCTTCGCCAGGAGCAGAGCGTCCGCTTAAAAAAGCAGATGACTTTGAAAAAAATATTGGCAAAAACGTTTATGTCAAAACATACGAGCCGATCGAAGATTCAAAAGAATTCGAAGGTGAGTTAAAAAGCTTTGATGGAGAGTATATTACCCTCCTTATCAAAATCAAAACAAGAGTGAAAGAAATCGAAATTCCATATGAAAAAGTAGCACAAGCTCGCTTGGCTGTTACTTTCTAA
- a CDS encoding phosphatidate cytidylyltransferase: protein MRQRIITGVIAAAIFVPLVLVGGLPFTLLVYLLATVGVFELLKMRKISLLSFPTFMSVLLIWTFLLSEANGSLANTIFKHKVEVVLLAVLLLLTYTVLIKNRFTFDDAGFVILATIYIGMGFYYFIAIREEQLSYVFLALFVTWASDSGAYFIGKSMGKRKLWPDISPNKTIEGSVGGIVCGVIVALLFAFLSPLTESPLHLMVIGLVLSIFGQVGDLVESAFKRHYGVKDSGNILPGHGGVLDRTDSWLFVFPILYFLI, encoded by the coding sequence ATGAGGCAACGAATCATTACAGGAGTCATTGCAGCCGCTATCTTTGTACCCCTTGTCTTAGTTGGCGGGTTGCCTTTTACACTGCTTGTTTATTTGTTAGCAACGGTTGGAGTTTTTGAATTATTAAAAATGCGAAAAATTTCGCTCCTATCTTTCCCAACGTTTATGAGTGTCTTGCTTATTTGGACGTTTTTGCTTTCAGAGGCAAATGGGTCGCTTGCTAATACGATATTTAAACATAAAGTAGAAGTTGTTTTGCTCGCTGTTTTATTGCTGCTGACGTATACTGTATTAATTAAAAACCGTTTTACATTCGATGATGCTGGTTTTGTTATTTTAGCAACCATCTATATTGGAATGGGTTTTTATTATTTTATTGCGATTCGCGAAGAACAGCTTTCTTACGTATTTCTTGCTCTTTTTGTAACATGGGCAAGTGATTCTGGAGCATATTTTATTGGGAAAAGTATGGGGAAACGAAAACTATGGCCTGACATTAGTCCGAATAAGACAATTGAAGGCTCAGTGGGAGGAATTGTTTGTGGAGTAATCGTAGCGCTTCTTTTTGCGTTTTTATCGCCGCTTACAGAGTCCCCTCTTCATCTTATGGTGATCGGTCTTGTTCTTTCTATATTTGGACAAGTTGGAGATCTTGTAGAGTCAGCGTTTAAACGCCACTATGGTGTGAAAGATTCAGGCAATATTTTACCTGGACACGGGGGAGTGCTTGACCGAACAGACAGCTGGCTGTTTGTTTTCCCTATTCTTTACTTTTTAATATAA